A single region of the Raphanus sativus cultivar WK10039 chromosome 1, ASM80110v3, whole genome shotgun sequence genome encodes:
- the LOC108850017 gene encoding uncharacterized protein LOC108850017 isoform X1 produces MDQAETAKIDPSDLEQDVRDVSNWKGLETSEDETNGEETEKSILSLSEAAKKIDPSPLASFLKEVLDEDWYQPAKQMIKLIHYYGIQLSLVPSFQWVKMFEEYPLSKLIHVPLSLIPMPVYEKSIDFINTLPFHILPAAVLWASDLILTEWPGVVKIEQLNSDESKVAAFVVLAMVLRTKPDALTDVLPNLRETPTYQGHDKLPVIIWMIAQASQGDLSAGLYSWVRNLLPLVSNNKCYSSQSIHLILQSVEMILSSNPKARVLLLLNKNVRNGEVLIPPPSFETLVRLTFPPPSARVEGATERFEAIYPLLKEVALAPGSCALQHNIFTFSLKLAGGQGNPALANEATAIAISVLTQNVDCFTQWEILYKENLEASVLLLKKLVDEWKDHCLKLSPCSDDARTVKHAMYSFRMENEKAITEGVVNLSLYKEADKSCKLILRRLLSRGSGGLGIGSLTAMFIAAAGGIVGAALTLYISCK; encoded by the exons ATGGATCAAGCTGAAACGGCAAAGATCGATCCTTCAGACCTTGAG CAGGATGTGAGAGATGTATCGAACTGGAAGGGACTTGAAACGTCCGAAGATGAAACTAACGGGGAGGAAACCGAAAAGTCGATATTGTCTTTGTCGGAAGCTGCCAAAAAGATCGATCCCTCACCTCTTGCGTCTTTTCTCAAAGAAGTATTG gACGAGGATTGGTATCAACCTGCGAAGCAGATGATAAAATTAATCCATTACTATGGAATTCAACTTTCCCTAGTACCCTCCTTTCAATGGGTCAAGATGTTCGAGGAGTATCCTTTATCCAAGCTGATTCAT gtTCCGTTATCTCTTATTCCTATGCCTGTCTACGAAAAATCAATCGATTTCATCAACACGCTTCCATTCCATATACTACCCGCCGCTGTATTATGGGCCTCTGATCTCATTCTCACTGAATGGCCAGGAGTTGTCAAAATTGAACAACTTAATTCTGACGAATCAAAG GTGGCAGCATTTGTTGTATTAGCTATGGTGTTGCGTACTAAACCTGATGCCTTGACTGATGTTTTGCCAAATCTGAGGGAGACCCCTACATATCAAGGTCACGACAAGCTTCCGGTTATAATTTGGATGATTGCTCAG GCCTCCCAAGGTGATTTATCTGCTGGCTTGTATTCATGGGTGCGTAACTTGCTGCCACTAGTCTCTAATAACAAGTGCTACAGCTCTCAGTCAATTCATCTCATCCTGCAATCTGTTGAGAT GATTTTGTCCTCCAATCCGAAGGCTCGGGTTCTACTCCTCCTAAACAAAAATGTTAGGAATGGAGAGGTGCTGATTCCACCTCCTTCGTTTGAGACGTTGGTGCGGCTTACATTCCCTCCTCCATCCGCTAGAGTAGAGGGGGCAACAGAGAGGTTTGAGGCAATTTATCCCTTGTTGAAGGAAGTAGCCCTTGCACCAGGAAGTTGCGCACTGCAACATAATATATTCACTTTTTCCTTGAAATTAGCTGGTGGACAAG gaAATCCTGCTCTAGCCAATGAAGCTACAGCTATCGCCATCAGTGTTTTGACACAAAACGTTGACTGCTTTACGCAATGGGAGATTCTCTACAAGGAGAATCTTGAAGCTAGCGTTCTTCTTCTTAAAAAGCTTGTAGACGAATGGAAGGATCATTGCCTCAAACTATCACCATGCTCGGATGATGCTCGCACTGTCAAGCATGCTATGTATAGCTTCAGGATGGAG AACGAAAAAGCCATCACTGAAGGAGTAGTCAATCTCTCTCTTTACAAAGAAGCTGACAAGTCGTGCAAACTGATCTTGAGGAGACTACTCTCCCGTGGAAGTGGCGGCCTCGGAATAGGATCCTTAACCGCTATGTTTATAGCCGCTGCAGGAGGCATTGTTGGAGCCGCACTTACTCTGTATATATCTTGCAAGTAG
- the LOC108853232 gene encoding uncharacterized protein LOC108853232 isoform X1 — MYLNKSNPKAEAEEAETAKIDPSDLEQDVRDGSNWKGLEKLSSSEDETNKAMIFPLSVEDESNGEGITYFNMSKEAESNWEETEKEALVSLSEAAKKIVPSHFAAFIDEIKLVPQTDLLRVNVYLNKAFSQVSSLPWFNMLKKSPLSDVPFSHIPKSVFETAVECCINKLPFYTHWNFVMWALDRLLIDWAAHARGEEQPLTQYQVATLVELAMVLRASPDSLTCLLPMLRGRPMYHGQDKLPLIVWMMAQAFQSDLPAALYSWAHNLLPLVVNNDECYSSQSIDLILQFVEKILSSNPKARVLLLLNKNVRNGEVLIPPPSFETLVRLTFPPPSARVEGATERFEAIYPLLKEVALAPGSCALQHNIFTFSLKLAGGQGNPALANEATAIAISVLTQNVDCFTQWEILYKENLEASVLLLKKLVDEWKDHCLKLSPCSDDARTVKHAMYSFRMENEKAITEGVVNLSLYKEADKSCKLILRRLLSRGSGGLGIGSLTAMFIAAAGGIVGAALTLYISCK, encoded by the exons ATGTATCTGAACAAATCGAATCCGAAGGCGGAGGCGGAGGAAGCTGAAACGGCAAAGATCGATCCTTCAGACCTTGAG CAGGATGTGAGAGATGGATCGAACTGGAAGGGACTTGAAAAGTTATCTTCGTCCGAAGATGAAACTAATAAGGCGATGATATTTCCTTTGTCCGTCGAAGATGAATCTAACGGGGAGGGGATAACGTATTTTAATATGTCCAAAGAAGCTGAATCGAATTGGGAGGAAACTGAAAAGGAGGCGCTAGTGTCTTTGTCCGAAGCTGCCAAAAAGATCGTTCCCTCACATTTTGCGGCTTTCATCGACGAAATAAAG CTTGTGCCGCAGACTGACTTATTGAGGGTTAACGTTTACCTTAATAAAGCATTTTCCCAAGTATCGTCATTACCATGGTTTAACATGTTAAAGAAATCTCCTTTGTCCGAT GTTCCCTTTTCTCATATTCCCAAGTCTGTCTTCGAAACAGCAGTGGAGTGTTGTATCAACAAACTTCCATTTTATACACACTGGAATTTCGTAATGTGGGCACTTGATCGCCTTCTCATTGATTGGGCAGCACATGCCAGAGGCGAAGAACAACCTCTTACCCAATATCAG GTCGCGACATTGGTTGAGTTAGCCATGGTATTGCGTGCTTCACCTGATTCTTTGACTTGTCTTTTGCCGATGCTGAGGGGGAGACCTATGTATCATGGCCAAGACAAGCTTCCGCTTATAGTTTGGATGATGGCTCAGGCCTTCCAATCTGATTTACCTGCTGCCTTGTATTCATGGGCGCATAACTTGCTGCCACTAGTTGTTAATAACGATGAGTGCTACAGCTCTCAGTCAATTGATCTCATCCTTCAGTTTGTTGAGAA GATTTTGTCCTCCAATCCGAAGGCTCGGGTTCTACTCCTCCTAAACAAAAATGTTAGGAATGGAGAGGTGCTGATTCCACCTCCTTCGTTTGAGACGTTGGTGCGGCTTACATTCCCTCCTCCATCCGCTAGAGTAGAGGGGGCAACAGAGAGGTTTGAGGCAATTTATCCCTTGTTGAAGGAAGTAGCCCTTGCACCAGGAAGTTGCGCACTGCAACATAATATATTCACTTTTTCCTTGAAATTAGCTGGTGGACAAG gaAATCCTGCTCTAGCCAATGAAGCTACAGCTATCGCCATCAGTGTTTTGACACAAAACGTTGACTGCTTTACGCAATGGGAGATTCTCTACAAGGAGAATCTTGAAGCTAGCGTTCTTCTTCTTAAAAAGCTTGTAGACGAATGGAAGGATCATTGCCTCAAACTATCACCATGCTCGGATGATGCTCGCACTGTCAAGCATGCTATGTATAGCTTCAGGATGGAG AACGAAAAAGCCATCACTGAAGGAGTAGTCAATCTCTCTCTTTACAAAGAAGCTGACAAGTCGTGCAAACTGATCTTGAGGAGACTACTCTCCCGTGGAAGTGGCGGCCTCGGAATAGGATCCTTAACCGCTATGTTTATAGCCGCTGCAGGAGGTATTGTTGGAGCCGCACTTACTCTGTATATATCTTGCAAGTAG
- the LOC108850017 gene encoding uncharacterized protein LOC108850017 isoform X2: MDQAETAKIDPSDLEDVRDVSNWKGLETSEDETNGEETEKSILSLSEAAKKIDPSPLASFLKEVLDEDWYQPAKQMIKLIHYYGIQLSLVPSFQWVKMFEEYPLSKLIHVPLSLIPMPVYEKSIDFINTLPFHILPAAVLWASDLILTEWPGVVKIEQLNSDESKVAAFVVLAMVLRTKPDALTDVLPNLRETPTYQGHDKLPVIIWMIAQASQGDLSAGLYSWVRNLLPLVSNNKCYSSQSIHLILQSVEMILSSNPKARVLLLLNKNVRNGEVLIPPPSFETLVRLTFPPPSARVEGATERFEAIYPLLKEVALAPGSCALQHNIFTFSLKLAGGQGNPALANEATAIAISVLTQNVDCFTQWEILYKENLEASVLLLKKLVDEWKDHCLKLSPCSDDARTVKHAMYSFRMENEKAITEGVVNLSLYKEADKSCKLILRRLLSRGSGGLGIGSLTAMFIAAAGGIVGAALTLYISCK, encoded by the exons ATGGATCAAGCTGAAACGGCAAAGATCGATCCTTCAGACCTTGAG GATGTGAGAGATGTATCGAACTGGAAGGGACTTGAAACGTCCGAAGATGAAACTAACGGGGAGGAAACCGAAAAGTCGATATTGTCTTTGTCGGAAGCTGCCAAAAAGATCGATCCCTCACCTCTTGCGTCTTTTCTCAAAGAAGTATTG gACGAGGATTGGTATCAACCTGCGAAGCAGATGATAAAATTAATCCATTACTATGGAATTCAACTTTCCCTAGTACCCTCCTTTCAATGGGTCAAGATGTTCGAGGAGTATCCTTTATCCAAGCTGATTCAT gtTCCGTTATCTCTTATTCCTATGCCTGTCTACGAAAAATCAATCGATTTCATCAACACGCTTCCATTCCATATACTACCCGCCGCTGTATTATGGGCCTCTGATCTCATTCTCACTGAATGGCCAGGAGTTGTCAAAATTGAACAACTTAATTCTGACGAATCAAAG GTGGCAGCATTTGTTGTATTAGCTATGGTGTTGCGTACTAAACCTGATGCCTTGACTGATGTTTTGCCAAATCTGAGGGAGACCCCTACATATCAAGGTCACGACAAGCTTCCGGTTATAATTTGGATGATTGCTCAG GCCTCCCAAGGTGATTTATCTGCTGGCTTGTATTCATGGGTGCGTAACTTGCTGCCACTAGTCTCTAATAACAAGTGCTACAGCTCTCAGTCAATTCATCTCATCCTGCAATCTGTTGAGAT GATTTTGTCCTCCAATCCGAAGGCTCGGGTTCTACTCCTCCTAAACAAAAATGTTAGGAATGGAGAGGTGCTGATTCCACCTCCTTCGTTTGAGACGTTGGTGCGGCTTACATTCCCTCCTCCATCCGCTAGAGTAGAGGGGGCAACAGAGAGGTTTGAGGCAATTTATCCCTTGTTGAAGGAAGTAGCCCTTGCACCAGGAAGTTGCGCACTGCAACATAATATATTCACTTTTTCCTTGAAATTAGCTGGTGGACAAG gaAATCCTGCTCTAGCCAATGAAGCTACAGCTATCGCCATCAGTGTTTTGACACAAAACGTTGACTGCTTTACGCAATGGGAGATTCTCTACAAGGAGAATCTTGAAGCTAGCGTTCTTCTTCTTAAAAAGCTTGTAGACGAATGGAAGGATCATTGCCTCAAACTATCACCATGCTCGGATGATGCTCGCACTGTCAAGCATGCTATGTATAGCTTCAGGATGGAG AACGAAAAAGCCATCACTGAAGGAGTAGTCAATCTCTCTCTTTACAAAGAAGCTGACAAGTCGTGCAAACTGATCTTGAGGAGACTACTCTCCCGTGGAAGTGGCGGCCTCGGAATAGGATCCTTAACCGCTATGTTTATAGCCGCTGCAGGAGGCATTGTTGGAGCCGCACTTACTCTGTATATATCTTGCAAGTAG
- the LOC108853232 gene encoding uncharacterized protein LOC108853232 isoform X2, which translates to MYLNKSNPKAEAEEAETAKIDPSDLEDVRDGSNWKGLEKLSSSEDETNKAMIFPLSVEDESNGEGITYFNMSKEAESNWEETEKEALVSLSEAAKKIVPSHFAAFIDEIKLVPQTDLLRVNVYLNKAFSQVSSLPWFNMLKKSPLSDVPFSHIPKSVFETAVECCINKLPFYTHWNFVMWALDRLLIDWAAHARGEEQPLTQYQVATLVELAMVLRASPDSLTCLLPMLRGRPMYHGQDKLPLIVWMMAQAFQSDLPAALYSWAHNLLPLVVNNDECYSSQSIDLILQFVEKILSSNPKARVLLLLNKNVRNGEVLIPPPSFETLVRLTFPPPSARVEGATERFEAIYPLLKEVALAPGSCALQHNIFTFSLKLAGGQGNPALANEATAIAISVLTQNVDCFTQWEILYKENLEASVLLLKKLVDEWKDHCLKLSPCSDDARTVKHAMYSFRMENEKAITEGVVNLSLYKEADKSCKLILRRLLSRGSGGLGIGSLTAMFIAAAGGIVGAALTLYISCK; encoded by the exons ATGTATCTGAACAAATCGAATCCGAAGGCGGAGGCGGAGGAAGCTGAAACGGCAAAGATCGATCCTTCAGACCTTGAG GATGTGAGAGATGGATCGAACTGGAAGGGACTTGAAAAGTTATCTTCGTCCGAAGATGAAACTAATAAGGCGATGATATTTCCTTTGTCCGTCGAAGATGAATCTAACGGGGAGGGGATAACGTATTTTAATATGTCCAAAGAAGCTGAATCGAATTGGGAGGAAACTGAAAAGGAGGCGCTAGTGTCTTTGTCCGAAGCTGCCAAAAAGATCGTTCCCTCACATTTTGCGGCTTTCATCGACGAAATAAAG CTTGTGCCGCAGACTGACTTATTGAGGGTTAACGTTTACCTTAATAAAGCATTTTCCCAAGTATCGTCATTACCATGGTTTAACATGTTAAAGAAATCTCCTTTGTCCGAT GTTCCCTTTTCTCATATTCCCAAGTCTGTCTTCGAAACAGCAGTGGAGTGTTGTATCAACAAACTTCCATTTTATACACACTGGAATTTCGTAATGTGGGCACTTGATCGCCTTCTCATTGATTGGGCAGCACATGCCAGAGGCGAAGAACAACCTCTTACCCAATATCAG GTCGCGACATTGGTTGAGTTAGCCATGGTATTGCGTGCTTCACCTGATTCTTTGACTTGTCTTTTGCCGATGCTGAGGGGGAGACCTATGTATCATGGCCAAGACAAGCTTCCGCTTATAGTTTGGATGATGGCTCAGGCCTTCCAATCTGATTTACCTGCTGCCTTGTATTCATGGGCGCATAACTTGCTGCCACTAGTTGTTAATAACGATGAGTGCTACAGCTCTCAGTCAATTGATCTCATCCTTCAGTTTGTTGAGAA GATTTTGTCCTCCAATCCGAAGGCTCGGGTTCTACTCCTCCTAAACAAAAATGTTAGGAATGGAGAGGTGCTGATTCCACCTCCTTCGTTTGAGACGTTGGTGCGGCTTACATTCCCTCCTCCATCCGCTAGAGTAGAGGGGGCAACAGAGAGGTTTGAGGCAATTTATCCCTTGTTGAAGGAAGTAGCCCTTGCACCAGGAAGTTGCGCACTGCAACATAATATATTCACTTTTTCCTTGAAATTAGCTGGTGGACAAG gaAATCCTGCTCTAGCCAATGAAGCTACAGCTATCGCCATCAGTGTTTTGACACAAAACGTTGACTGCTTTACGCAATGGGAGATTCTCTACAAGGAGAATCTTGAAGCTAGCGTTCTTCTTCTTAAAAAGCTTGTAGACGAATGGAAGGATCATTGCCTCAAACTATCACCATGCTCGGATGATGCTCGCACTGTCAAGCATGCTATGTATAGCTTCAGGATGGAG AACGAAAAAGCCATCACTGAAGGAGTAGTCAATCTCTCTCTTTACAAAGAAGCTGACAAGTCGTGCAAACTGATCTTGAGGAGACTACTCTCCCGTGGAAGTGGCGGCCTCGGAATAGGATCCTTAACCGCTATGTTTATAGCCGCTGCAGGAGGTATTGTTGGAGCCGCACTTACTCTGTATATATCTTGCAAGTAG